AATGTACAGAACACGATACCGATCTAGATTGTACAAGTATATCAGATGAGATGGACCTCACTCCTCGCATATAAACTCACAAGAAAAACATCCAACAGTTATGATAATTCAAGCAGCAGTAGCTCCTCACGAGCATCCTACTCCGCGTTTCAATCACATGAAGACGGTGGCTCAAAGGCAGATGAGTTAGCCCCATACTCTCGGCCCAAAATGACAAACCAAAGATATTCAACAAAAGTTCTATCACCTACTTAGTAGAGCTTAAAATAGTTCTGTGCCCCAAAATGTATAATCTCTAGTCGCCAATGGTTCATCTTCAAATGGAAAGTTAGTTCCAATGGGTCTAGCAAGAGGTCCAGTTTACTTAGTCAAGTCAGGATATCAACTAATTTTTGGAGGTGGTGGAACATATGGCTCTCTGTGATGAAATAACTTGACCAGCGACCTACGCTCGCAGTCCTGCAGAAGCATACATTCAAACATATGACGAAGTTCCACAGACTTTCTTTAACACAAGTAAAGGACACCAAGATTTGGGTGCAATTTTGTTACAATATAAGAACTTCACAACTCAGCAGAACAATGGAGCAATTAGTGGAACACTTATGTTCAAGCAAACAAAAAACTCAGTGGGTGTTTTCTTGTTACAAGCAAACAAAACATCTCAGTTGAATGTTCCTTCAGGCCTCAGGGACATCCAATAAAATTGGAGAGAAGATATGCACAGCCCTGTGCAAGGATGACATGCACAAACCGAGAGTTGGTGTGCACATACaatattccaaaaaaataatgacactGAGAGCATTGTGTTACATGTTCAGTTCTCAGGTTAGATGGAAGATAAAGCAGCACAAGCGACTACAAGTTGTCCGACCTAAATAACATGTCAACCATTACTTTTGAAAAAAAGGCGTTAACGTTTCAAAATGATAACACTGTCGCAAAGCCAAATTACAAATAGCTTCTCTTAGATAGCAGATATATTGAAGCAGGATATAATGCGAAACATATCTAGCAAGACAGTTAGTTTTCAAGAGCAAGCAGATGATTCAATAGTAACCATATGTATGTCACTTCTGCAAGAgctgaaaataaaaagaattaaagtgACCTGAAGATACCTTACcttaaacatatttaaatgGAATGGTTTGTCTGGATTCATTCTTTTCAGTTTTAGGAATGTAAATCCGAAGCTTAGCTGGTCACGTGAAGTAAATCGATCAACTTCGTTGAACCAGAGGCAAGAGAACAAATTTGACATGGGTGTATGTGCTCTAACAATAAAAGAACCTTCAGGAACATCTGCAATACACAAAAAAGCCATAATTAGTTCAACAAACTGCATATGAAGACAACGAGAACAGGATTAATAGTAAGCACTAAGTGGCACATACAGCTTGGCAGAGGAGTGTTTGGATCTGAAGGATCAAATTTGGTAAGACCGTCAGATTGGTAAAACGAGAACTGTTCATCAATAGCAGTGTGATTGTACTTATTTAGACGCTTATTTTGGAGTACTTCATCCCAAACACAGTGCCGAGTATAATGATTTGAGATGGCATACTCAGAGCCAGTTTGCCACAAGAAATGATCAATTATCAACATTGGATCGGTTGCGAGCCGCAGTTTGCTATCAAGCCAAATAGAGTACCTAAAAGTTGCCACAATAGGAGAACAAATTCATCTTCAATTGGAGCAAGATAcattaagaataaaatccagataGGGATATGGATAATCACCTCGAAGAAGGAAAGAGGCGATGTGACAAAAACTTTGGTACTTTCCCTGTTTTACGCATATCTGTGTATGGTAAGTTCTTGACGACAACTAATTTCCACAAACCAACAAATCCACCATCATCAGGTGCATTTCCTTCTTTTGAGAGTGTCGAAAGAGTTTGCTCATCAACAAACATAACAAAACATACATTCTTCTTTGAGTACTCACTCATCTGAAAAGGCAAGGATCAATCCAAAGTAAGCACATGTTGCTATATCCTAACCTGCTCTTCGGCTTTCCAAAGATACCATCTGACAAATCTGTAGAATATTGCTAAATTGAGTCACTTATTATTATAGAGAACTGTTGTATCCGGGATACATGTTTTAGAAAGTCTTTCATCTTCACAGAGCTATTAAACATTTCTGATTTACAAGTGTTTTTATGCAACTGCCATTTCTGAGAATAGAGAGAGAGCAAACTCAGTTGAATACTGCAAGGTCATTAGAATGAGACCgaagaaaaaaggaattttCCAGCCCTTCCTGGTGTTTTAGCACTTCAGAATGGATATAATAAAACAAACTCAACGTACTTCATAACATGAGAGAAGAgtaaatataaagtaaaaagtAGGCCATATCATTACCAATCTGCTTGTCGGCCTTCTTAAAAAATCAGAGCTTCCAAATATACATGACGATACGACCACTCTACACACACTCATGTATTTTCTGTCCTCCTCTTTCAAATCAAATCCAGTACTTGGGAACCCTTCAGCTCCCCTCACAAAACCACAATGAACTGTTTGATTTACAGCAAAAAATGATTGTTCTCTTTCTTCAAGGGTCTGATGTCCACCAAATCTGGGTTCATGAGCATTAATATGGGAAGCTTTCTTTTCTGTTTCCATATATCCCAAGGAAAAATGGGTGAAATTCAAAAAGTCCTTTGGTTCACTAAGCAAATCGACGGAATCCTTAAATGCTACATCACAGGGGAAAAAACCTGAAAATCAAATAGAAACAAAATGAAGATTTGCagattttcaatattttctgcTTACTTTGGAAATAGTCCCTTTAACCTGCTAGCTTGTATACAGCATTTTATCAAGAGATATCAACAAAGGGATAGACTTTAATTAACTGATCTCTAGAATGTTATGATAATTCAGCATAGACAAATGATAACATATACTTTGTGCCATGGACAATATTATGGTCAATTACCAACTCTTTTTGGCACTCTTTGGATATAGAAAAGAAGTGAAGACGataaaatacaacatgaaaCTTTAATGTATGAGGCATGCCATAATGCATATCTGCACGCTATGTTAATTAGATTGAACACATTGTAAAGCATGTTTGAACTTCAGTTGCCACCAACCTCAATAAGATAAAAGGTTTTGAACTTTGACCACAAAATTCTTTGATAAAATACATGACAGATGATTAAGTAATCTTGCTTAGCAGGCCATATGTGCTATAAAGATGAAGCTTATCGAAAGAATACTTGTCTTCATTATCAACCTAATTGTATTTTTCATGGAACCTTTTCTAAAAGAAACTTTTGTTTCTTTAATATATGCTTTTGAGGATAACAAAACTCATGgttctttaaaattgtttgctatCACTATAATGCAATTTTGATTTACTACTCGCCAGTTTTCTCCAAACGAGGCCATTTCGCTGCAGTAAGATGGAAAAGGAAGATTATTCATACTATAATCAACCTACATAAGCTTTCTCAACCTTATAGTTTCCTGCTTGTGTAAACTCAGATAAAATTATACACAAGGATAGTAAAAGCAAGACTTACGCTGCTTACGGGGTTTCTTTGTTGGTCGGTCAGGGACATCATGCGCAATAATATCCTTTCGCATTTCTCTCCAAGGTAACATGTTAGGTTCCAATTTACCTGCAAAGAACAATGGGAAAACATGTAACATctaaacttagaaaaaagttACCAAATTTTTATGAACTCAAAATATGAGAAGCTCGTATGACTAAAATAGATTTGTTATCGTTCAACAAGTGGTTACGATATTAAAGCAGCCAAAGAGACACCGATTGCCCATAAGATACTCGCAGTAGTATGCTCATCTACAAGTATAAAACTCCCAGGAAGAGTAGCAATTGCTTGCAGATACCACTTACTACTTACTaacatttaaaatcataaaatgaaagaattataacATCTAACGCGCTAGAGGATACTGCACAGACAAGTTTAAAGCTTTACAGCTCAAGTTTGGTCAAGAAAAAAAGGCGCCCAAGATGGAAAGCATGCAACTTCTACTCCTTCCTATCTAGAGTCATATCCTCGGTAATATGAAGCTGCATCgtgtcggatcctccaaaaacGCATAACTTTTGGATGATGCAACAGTCAACACACCCAATGATCtttttttgaagagtccgagcaacatagattTTCAGTATACTTCTTGCCTCCAAAAGCTTTTTCCCCCCAATataactacaacaacaacatactcaatGTAATCCCATACGGGGTCTGGGGGGAGCATACTTGTACCAAAACCTAACTCCATATCTTAGGAACTAACTCGGCTTAAGGAAAAGCATATGAAAACATATCCCACATTTGCCCTAACATTACTAAAATTTATCACTTACCTCATTTAAAAAAGACAAAATGCAGGAACCATCAgtttaataatgataataatgaaatTGAAACTAGTTTCGTTTCTCACCATGGAAGTGCATTCCTAAGCCAAAAGCCGCCAATGAAATCAAGCACAGCACAGCAAGTACAAATACACAAAACAGCAATCCCCTATTTGTAAAAAGACTGAACTTTCCTCCTCTCCCACAGCTTCTAAAACAGTTCTTGATTTTATCCAAAAACTTGTAAACAAACCCCAGTATGCCTCTTCTCACTCTCACTTGGAAGAGTTCAGCATTGTTCTTATACAGAGCCATCATAACATCCCTACAAAACCCATAAACATCAAACTCCTCATCTACCCAAATCAAAATTGGAGtacaaaaaatctaaaaaatatcaaaaactacACAGAATCATTCATCGTAGACAACAAATACATCGTAGAAATGCATATATTAAACGAAAAATTAccaattttcataaaagaaatcTGCATCAGCATTTGTATATTGATTTTGTGTTTCAGATCCCTTTTTCACCTGAGCTGTTCTACTTTCACCACTGTTTGCTATTGTCTAAATTTAGTTTATAGTGTCTTAAATAGAGatatattaaacataaatatccatttttacttatttaattcgaaaaattattttttattttatttattcaatattactaaaaataggCTTTTACTTGCTATTTATAgtgagaaaatatatttttgttcatatttttatatttagaattaGTTGTTTGTTCTCTAAATTTTTCAAGATCTAAGACTATTTGGAAGTTTGTAATGAcaaacattcttttttttaattcacaTCGGAGCTCTAACTAAATTCAGATTGTGCATTGTAAGGTTCATTCGGGCTCCAACTAAATTTGCACCGTAGGGCTCATTAGGGCCTCCAACTAAATCCGAATTATACACACAAGGCTCATTTGGGATAGTGTTTTCAATAGGATTTTCTCCATACTTAAGGCTAAAACCTAAGACTTCTGATTAATGATGAAACATTCTCACCAGTGCACCACGATTCATGTTGGTGGCAAACATTTATTATTAAAGGAATATgaaaatatgtgatttattAATGGAGTACCTTAGAATATATCAACATCTTATTTGGTAAGATAATAtaagatttgaacttttttactcatttttaaaacttatgatttttcaataaattacaCAAAATCATTCATTTGTGATTTGTAAATAGCACATACACATATCTACTACTAATATACAATTCGTAATAACCACACAACTCGCAATTAACATGTCTACGTCAGTTGTTTGGTTTTCACAATTAGGA
The window above is part of the Solanum pennellii chromosome 5, SPENNV200 genome. Proteins encoded here:
- the LOC107018854 gene encoding uncharacterized protein LOC107018854, which produces MMALYKNNAELFQVRVRRGILGFVYKFLDKIKNCFRSCGRGGKFSLFTNRGLLFCVFVLAVLCLISLAAFGLGMHFHGKLEPNMLPWREMRKDIIAHDVPDRPTKKPRKQRFFPCDVAFKDSVDLLSEPKDFLNFTHFSLGYMETEKKASHINAHEPRFGGHQTLEEREQSFFAVNQTVHCGFVRGAEGFPSTGFDLKEEDRKYMSVCRVVVSSCIFGSSDFLRRPTSRLMSEYSKKNVCFVMFVDEQTLSTLSKEGNAPDDGGFVGLWKLVVVKNLPYTDMRKTGKVPKFLSHRLFPSSRYSIWLDSKLRLATDPMLIIDHFLWQTGSEYAISNHYTRHCVWDEVLQNKRLNKYNHTAIDEQFSFYQSDGLTKFDPSDPNTPLPSYVPEGSFIVRAHTPMSNLFSCLWFNEVDRFTSRDQLSFGFTFLKLKRMNPDKPFHLNMFKDCERRSLVKLFHHREPYVPPPPKIS